The Microbacterium foliorum genome has a window encoding:
- a CDS encoding O-antigen ligase family protein — translation MAHYTKHPVSAPPRAPERESTGHLVLRGYVVMMMLAAFAHSAIYNLVGEIGAFITLIAFLIATLAVGIPMIARRRPSAFPWRRLPWAAVGYTALALLSVAWSQWRGATLITWVLLATVTVGGLFIVQVLTWHEIVRALASTFKWILGLSLAIELWVALVVHEPILPNFFIRPEGDLDPHWYWVRGNLLDGGRIQGIVGNSNIMAIICLFALLTFGVLFAARTRWRTTLALWSLLAAYFLLRAGSATAYACAAAAALVLVVALLMRRSRTPGARTRLYVLFIGGTAVLGGALWLLREPLFALLGRSSDLTGRSDRIWSAVLERVAQHPLFGNGFSSPWVPFDPAFQGWIEDHGITVFHAHNMWLDVLMQLGVLGGILMAFAYLSLLWRSWFFAIDRPRWDLGADRPYSALTLLPSLFTAVLLVQGLTESTPIMLWGWMLLVMFSFKIKVVPLVGIGERERVIERGERSRRVP, via the coding sequence ATGGCGCATTACACGAAGCATCCGGTCTCGGCCCCGCCCCGCGCGCCCGAGCGCGAGTCGACGGGGCATCTGGTGCTGCGCGGGTACGTGGTCATGATGATGCTCGCGGCTTTCGCGCACTCGGCGATCTACAACCTCGTCGGAGAGATCGGCGCGTTCATCACGCTGATCGCCTTCCTCATCGCCACCCTCGCCGTCGGCATCCCGATGATCGCCCGCCGCCGACCGAGCGCCTTCCCCTGGCGACGGCTCCCCTGGGCGGCCGTGGGCTATACGGCGCTCGCGCTGCTCTCGGTCGCATGGTCGCAGTGGCGCGGTGCCACCCTCATCACCTGGGTGCTGCTCGCGACGGTGACCGTCGGCGGACTGTTCATCGTGCAGGTGCTGACCTGGCACGAGATCGTGCGCGCGCTCGCCTCGACGTTCAAGTGGATCCTCGGCCTCTCGCTGGCGATCGAGCTCTGGGTCGCTCTCGTGGTGCACGAGCCGATCCTGCCCAACTTCTTCATACGTCCCGAGGGAGACCTCGACCCGCACTGGTACTGGGTGCGCGGGAACCTCCTCGACGGAGGCCGTATCCAGGGCATCGTCGGCAACTCGAACATCATGGCGATCATCTGCCTGTTCGCGCTGCTCACGTTCGGGGTGCTGTTCGCGGCGCGCACGCGGTGGCGCACGACTCTCGCGCTGTGGTCTCTGCTCGCGGCCTACTTCCTGCTCCGCGCAGGGTCTGCCACCGCCTACGCGTGCGCGGCGGCCGCGGCTCTCGTGCTGGTGGTCGCCCTGCTGATGCGCCGCTCCCGCACCCCGGGCGCACGCACGCGGCTGTACGTGCTCTTCATCGGCGGCACGGCCGTGCTGGGCGGGGCACTGTGGCTGCTGCGTGAGCCCCTCTTTGCACTGCTCGGTCGCAGCTCCGACCTCACGGGTCGATCCGACCGGATCTGGAGCGCGGTCCTGGAGCGGGTCGCGCAGCATCCGCTCTTCGGCAACGGATTCTCCAGCCCCTGGGTGCCCTTCGACCCGGCATTCCAGGGCTGGATCGAGGATCACGGCATCACGGTCTTCCACGCGCACAACATGTGGCTCGACGTGCTCATGCAGCTCGGAGTGCTCGGGGGCATCCTGATGGCGTTCGCCTACCTCAGCCTGCTGTGGAGGTCGTGGTTCTTCGCGATCGACCGGCCACGGTGGGACCTGGGTGCCGATCGCCCGTACTCGGCCCTCACACTGCTGCCGAGCCTCTTCACCGCCGTGCTGCTCGTGCAGGGACTGACCGAATCGACCCCGATCATGCTGTGGGGCTGGATGCTGCTCGTCATGTTCTCGTTCAAGATCAAGGTCGTCCCCCTGGTCGGCATCGGCGAGCGCGAGCGCGTGATCGAACGCGGCGAGAGAAGCCGGCGGGTGCCGTGA
- a CDS encoding WhiB family transcriptional regulator, with translation MTGYRSDVPENWFVDPINLGVPGVRKADAEDDSALAWQADALCSQTDPEAFFPEKGGSTRDAKRICTSCDVRGECLEYALNNDERFGIWGGLSERERRKLKRRAS, from the coding sequence ATGACGGGTTACCGTTCAGACGTACCGGAGAACTGGTTCGTCGATCCGATCAACCTCGGTGTTCCCGGGGTGCGGAAGGCCGATGCCGAAGACGACAGTGCCCTGGCCTGGCAGGCCGACGCGCTGTGCTCGCAGACCGATCCCGAGGCGTTCTTCCCCGAGAAGGGCGGCTCGACGCGCGATGCCAAGCGCATCTGCACCTCCTGTGACGTGCGCGGCGAATGCCTCGAGTACGCGCTCAACAACGACGAGCGCTTCGGCATCTGGGGCGGACTCTCGGAGCGCGAGCGCCGCAAGCTGAAGCGCCGCGCCAGCTGA
- the manA gene encoding mannose-6-phosphate isomerase, class I, which produces MLLSLSNVPRDYAWGSQTLLAELEGRAAADAPEAEVWFGDHPGDPADVEGGSTLDAITGGSLPYLLKLLAAASPLSIQVHPTVEQARAGWERESDLASDDPTRNYRDDNHKPELIVALSERFESLSGLRPVDDTLRLLVALGPGIGVEALAARLRGEGDVLRDTIGWLLSGEAQTVVDGVIESVRSMSASEAGEWSPALRAVAEISRTYPGDPGVVVALLMNHVVLQRGEAVFLRAGLLHAYIAGLGVEIMAASDNVLRGGLTPKRIDVPELLGILDTTTGEVPVLRPDAVGAVTEYPVPVDDFALRRITVDGADVDVEVDGPTMVLATAGQVRVRGADGETRDVPIGTAAFATADEGRITVGGAGEAFVASPGGRRD; this is translated from the coding sequence ATGCTGCTGAGTCTCTCGAATGTGCCCCGCGACTACGCCTGGGGGTCGCAGACGCTCCTCGCCGAACTCGAGGGCCGCGCCGCCGCGGACGCTCCGGAGGCGGAGGTGTGGTTCGGCGACCATCCCGGCGATCCGGCCGATGTGGAGGGCGGATCCACCCTCGATGCCATCACCGGCGGGTCGCTTCCCTACCTCCTGAAGCTCCTCGCGGCAGCCTCGCCGCTGTCGATCCAGGTGCACCCGACGGTCGAGCAGGCCAGGGCGGGATGGGAGCGGGAGTCCGACCTCGCCTCCGACGATCCGACCCGCAACTACCGCGACGACAACCACAAGCCCGAGCTGATCGTGGCGCTCAGCGAGCGCTTCGAGTCGCTCAGCGGCCTTCGTCCGGTCGACGACACTCTGCGACTGCTGGTAGCGCTCGGTCCGGGTATCGGCGTGGAAGCCCTCGCCGCGCGGCTTCGCGGAGAGGGGGACGTCCTGCGTGACACGATCGGCTGGCTCCTCTCCGGGGAGGCGCAGACGGTCGTCGACGGCGTGATCGAGTCGGTGCGGTCCATGAGCGCGTCCGAGGCGGGGGAGTGGAGTCCTGCGCTGCGTGCGGTGGCGGAGATCTCGCGGACCTACCCCGGCGACCCCGGGGTCGTGGTCGCGCTGCTGATGAACCACGTGGTGCTCCAGCGGGGTGAGGCCGTGTTCCTCCGTGCGGGACTGCTGCACGCCTACATCGCGGGCCTCGGCGTCGAGATCATGGCCGCGAGCGACAACGTGCTCCGCGGTGGTCTCACGCCCAAGCGCATCGACGTGCCCGAGCTCCTCGGGATCCTCGACACCACGACCGGCGAGGTCCCGGTGCTCCGCCCTGACGCGGTCGGCGCGGTCACCGAGTATCCGGTCCCGGTCGACGACTTCGCGCTGCGACGGATCACGGTGGACGGCGCAGACGTCGATGTCGAGGTGGACGGGCCGACCATGGTGCTCGCCACCGCCGGACAGGTGAGGGTGCGCGGCGCGGACGGCGAGACGCGCGACGTCCCGATCGGCACCGCGGCCTTCGCGACCGCCGATGAGGGACGCATCACCGTCGGCGGCGCGGGGGAGGCCTTTGTGGCGTCTCCCGGAGGCCGCAGGGACTGA